A region of the Lycium barbarum isolate Lr01 chromosome 1, ASM1917538v2, whole genome shotgun sequence genome:
CTCACAAATTTATAGGAGCATATTAAAAAAGTAACATATAAGTATTCTATATACTTCATTTTCAAAAATACCTCATACACATAAAATAACGTAACTAAAATTTGTATGAATATAAATTATATAAGTTTTTAGTTACTCTTTCCGctacaatttatgtgatacactttgaCTAGACATGACCTTTACTGGGGAGAACAAAACTTTTGAAGTTTATAATCtaaaataaactataaatattTGGGTGGTGTAAATCAACCAAAAATTGGTCGAATTGACGCGTTGCAGGAGCATTGAAAATTCCAATTTCATTCAGTCATtgactatgagcccgtttggattggcttataagttgcttataagctgttttaagcttttttgagtgtttggctggccagcttaaagtcattttgtgcttaaattaAGCTCAAAAACATAATtatgcccatttgacttagcttatctaaaacagcttataagccaaaaaaaataagttagactaccccaaacAGGCTCTATGTTATTGATTTTAATAAgttaggcataagcccatccaaacaggctctatgttATTGATTTTAAACAGGAATGTGAAGTAACACATAAGTCAGTAATCAGAATCCAAGGTGATCAAGGTTTTAACATTCAAACAACGGAGAGTTCACGTGCAGTAGGTACTATATTAATTTTGTACACATATCTTTTAGCTAATCCCATGAGAGTGAGCTATAATTGCTGTAAATCTTAAGCTATAAGGATTATTAGTGGACCTTTACCATAATAAAAATCGAACTTTTTTGGGGTAAAATTTTGCAGAGGGAGCAAAGAAGAGACTTAAATGTGCAGGGTATGAACAAATATATGAAAGAAAATACTGAGTATTGGAAGCTGACAAGAAGTATTTCTTCACCAGGAATCATTCTAATATCTTTGCTTTTGCTATTGGTAAAAAGTAagctcaattttttttgttttcttatgAATCTGTATTCTTTATGAACTAATATTGATGGCATGAGTAAATGATGAAGCATTTGTCTTTGGTGCATAGCATCTTCTCACAACTGCCTCATCCCGATTCCTTCCTTTCATCCTCAGCCTCTTTCTTGTCCAATTCAGCTGCAATCTTCATGAAAGTCCTCCCTTTCCTGTCACTGCTGCTGATACTCTTGCACATTTTCCTCATCTTCGTTCATCAATTCCTCGTACTGCTCTCTTATTTTCCCCATTATATTTTGGCCAAACTACAAACAACATTATGTAGCGCTTTTATCTGATTCTACTATGTGCTGCATTACCTTCTTCAGCAACATATTAAACATGCTTTTTTGTTAACCACTGCATGTCTTAAAATCTAGACAGCAACTAACTGAGCAATTAGCATTGAGCAAGTACTGTAACATAGCTGACACAAGCTCATCGATTATTGGCAAACTGATTTTAAGGCTCAGATCACATTCTATTTCAATTACATTCCAAACACAATGGCAATGCCATCAATCAAACCGCTAGCGGAATAAGAGCTTCCAAAAATATTTCCTAAATTGAAAGGCAAACCATACAATGTGATGAAATAAGATAAACTATGCAGGAATAAATTTacacataagtatatatataaactcTTTCTGTTCTActgattctttttcttttcaggtTCCATACGTGTACAGTACAATGAAGTTCAGGACAAAAATGATATCTGAACATGCAAAAATGCAAAACTAAGTACAGAGTCCAGAAACAAAGGTATCATCTCAACCTACGATTTCTTGCAAAGATGAAAACAACAAAGCACAAACTGCATCCAAACCAAATGCatataataaattaataaaagaAGGAAATCTAGTTGACTAGTTCTGAAGCAACAAGAATTCAATGTTTACTGCAAACATACATCTTTATAAACAATATTctcaaaagaaaagagaaaaacctAAAGTAATATCAAATTGCTAAGAACCATTTAAATATTACAATGCTGAAGTTAACCATTTAAAACAGAATTATAAGGAAAGGAAAGCAGATTGAGTGAACAAGTATATGCCAATTAACAAAGCAACGCATCTACGTTATATAGTGTAGCTTGTCTAACCTGCCATCATCTCTCCAAGACTCGAACATAATGGGCACAAATGGAAGTATGGCTGGCTATCTTCAGCAATTGGCAGAATAGGACTATCTTCAGCAATTGGCTGAATAGGACTACTCTTAGATGAGCAATTTGAAACAGGAGGGTAAAATGATAGAAAATAATTCTAATATAATCACGTTCGGAATTGGTCGACAACTTTCAAAAGGCTATAGGTCTCAGAATCTGGCCTAGCTCTTCCAAGAATCATTCTTTTAAGAAGATTTGGATCATGCACCTTCCCCTTAAGATACGCCTTAATTAACGTATTGTACACAAAGGTATACCTAGTAtaattcgctttctttagttctTCAAACAACTTTTCAGCATTCTCTACATCGCCATTATCTGCAAATATTTCAATTATTGAAAGAGTAGTCTCCAACCATGGAGTTGATCTTTTCACTTTTATGCTTGCTTCCATATCCATCCCCAGTTGAAGAGTTTTGATGGCCTCCTTAATTAACCCCGCTCTCAAGCAACCAAGAGCAAGATGACGATAAGTAATGGCATTTGGCTTGCACCCACTTTTCTCCATCTCCTTATACAATGCAGTGGCTTTGGTGATAAGTCCATGTCTACAATATACAGCTATCAACGAATTGAACTGCTCATTTGACTTCAAAGAATACCTTGATTTCATTACAGACCATAGCTCTTCAGCTCGACAGAGATCTCCGATCCTACCAAATGCTTCGATCGCCAGGACATAACTCTTAGATCTAACATGAGAAAGCTCCAGAATGACACCCCATGTCCTCTCTAAATCATTCCTCTTTCCCACATATCCATACAGTATGACAAGAATGTCCAATGTAGACCAGTTTTGTCCAGTTGCAGACTTCTCAATAGCTTCAATATAGGTCTCACAAACTGTATACAATCTAGCCACAGCATGTGCAGTGGCCAATATGCAGTAAGATACCTCATTCGGTTCAACTTTTGCTCTCTTCATGTCACCAAACACTCTCAATAGGCCTTCAATATTGTGTTGATTTGCTTCTATCTTGAGCAGAATATTGAAGGTCGAAACATGTGGAGTGACCTTATCAGCTTTCATCTGCGTCAAGATTTTAGGTATTAACTTCTTGCGGCTTGGGGAGGAGTGGAGAATGATGAGATGATTGAACACCAAATAAGATATGGGATGACCCAGCTCTCTCATTTTCTTCATATATGCTAGTGAAAGCCTTATCAGGCCTCTATTCAGGCATCCGAGTATAAGATTGTTGTAGAGCAACTCATTTTGGAACTCAGACGGAACTCGTGAAAATAGGCTTTCAGCTTGTGATATCCCATGAAGCTTAGAAGTGAATTCTATTAAATATGAGTAATCTAGTTCCTTTGGTCTGTACGGTCTCTCCCTTATAACCCATTCCATCACC
Encoded here:
- the LOC132601812 gene encoding pentatricopeptide repeat-containing protein At1g07590, mitochondrial gives rise to the protein MNIISILRKQRITSAIHQTVVISLSKRSIHSCHIFCSKISDVSFTLENSELEKEERLVDQGMVATTNSLSQRIECVPIRESVGPTFQSWMGDGLPIHRGDIFHTINRLRKLKLNKRALEVMEWVIRERPYRPKELDYSYLIEFTSKLHGISQAESLFSRVPSEFQNELLYNNLILGCLNRGLIRLSLAYMKKMRELGHPISYLVFNHLIILHSSPSRKKLIPKILTQMKADKVTPHVSTFNILLKIEANQHNIEGLLRVFGDMKRAKVEPNEVSYCILATAHAVARLYTVCETYIEAIEKSATGQNWSTLDILVILYGYVGKRNDLERTWGVILELSHVRSKSYVLAIEAFGRIGDLCRAEELWSVMKSRYSLKSNEQFNSLIAVYCRHGLITKATALYKEMEKSGCKPNAITYRHLALGCLRAGLIKEAIKTLQLGMDMEASIKVKRSTPWLETTLSIIEIFADNGDVENAEKLFEELKKANYTRYTFVYNTLIKAYLKGKVHDPNLLKRMILGRARPDSETYSLLKVVDQFRT